The following is a genomic window from Geoalkalibacter halelectricus.
AGGCTGTCGGACTATCCATGAGCCGGCTGCAAATCCGGCTGTTTGGCTCGGATTCCGGCTCCTTTTCGGTACGTAGCTACGGCTATGCACTCTCAAAGGAGCCAAAATCCGGACTGAAACATCCAAATTTTCGCTTCGGCCCGGATAGTCCGACAGCCTCCTAGGAGGCTGTTGGACTATCCATGATAGAAACATAGCCAATCCGGACCACCAAGGCAAGAAGCGGTTGGATAACCACTGACAATTCTTGCCCTTCCTGCGCCAAAGGCCATGCAAAGTTTGCATGGCCTTTTTTTCGTGCCGCGGGTCTTTTCAGAAAATCCATTGAAAATCAGTGGACTGGAAGCGTTGGCATTTGCGGTATCAGATTTGCAACCGGAAATGAGGCAAGGCTAACTTCTTTAATGCTTCGAGGAGGTCACCTCATGCTCCTGGCCAACCAAAAGGGGTTTTCCCTCATTGAAATGCTTGCCGCGGTCACGGTTCTGGCTGTCGGATTGTTGGCCCTGGCCGGCTTGCAGGTGACGGCCATGCGTACCAATACCCATGCCGCGGCCATCACCGAGGCGACGGCCCTGGCGCAGGCGGCCGTCGAGCGGATCCAGGCCATGGATGGGGATCGGCCGTGGTTGCGGACCACCCAGGTGGACTCCACCCCTGCGGAACTGGCGGACATCGTGGCGGGCACCCCCTATGAACTGTTTCTAAATACGACCGTTGATTTTAATGGCGTGGACAACATCACCCGCATCGAACTGACGGTGGAATCGCTGGCCGCACTGCAAAAGGTCCACGGCGCGAGCAAGCAAACAGTCACCCTCACCCTGCTTAAACGATATTTCTAAGGGTTTCAGTGATGATTCCAAAATGCTTGCGGGACCAGCGCGGATTCGGTCTTCCCGAGGTTCTCATTGCATCGGCCCTGATGCTGGTGGTCATGGGGGCGGTCATGTCCCTCTATCTTGGCACTCAGCGCAGCGCGCGGGTCGAAACCGACTTTGCCGATGTGCAGGACAACCTGCGCCTGGCCTTCGATCAGTTGACCAAGGATGTGCGCATGGCCGGGTTTCTGGTCATCGGCGCGCCCATCGTCGACCGGTCCGCGACCGCTTTTACCATCCGCACCACTTCGCCGGCGCGCCGTTATGCGCGCATCACTGCGCCCGACATCGGCACCGGTTCCAACAAGACCTTCGAAGTGTATTCCTCGGCCATGGTCGAGCGATTCCGCGTGGGCGACCAGGTGCGCATCATCCGTCCGCCCAACCAGGAGCAGCCCGGTGCGGAAATATCCGGGTCATCCCTGATTTTTGAGGTCAGTGCGACCAATCCAGGCGCTCGTACTCTGTCCCTGTCAAATTTTTCCGACGGGGCCGACTACGCCTTTTCCCGCGGCGACATGATCGTGCGCGTCACCGCCGGCTCGCCTCTGGTCAGTGAAATACGCTACCAATTCCGACCCGCACCCCACAATACCCTTGAGCGCGTCGTCAACGGCGGCACGCCGCAGATTCTCGCGCGCAACCTGAGCAACCTTGAATTCGACTACGATTTCAACGACGAGGATCTGGTCGAAGCAGTGCGCATCGCAATAACCGGCTCGGCCGGAGTGGAAAACGATCCGCAAAACAAGATCGCCCATCGCACACGCACCGTTCGCACCCACATCACGGTGCGCAACATTTAACGACGGGATGCCGAAGATGATGTTCATCCGCAAGGAAAAAAACCTTCACAGTCCTCCGCGTCTGGGCGAGAAGCTGACTGATCAGAGCGGCATGGCCCTGGTGTTGGCCGTCGGTATGCTCTTGATCCTCACGGTGCTGGGGGCGGTGGTGTGGACCGCCACCAACCGCCAGATTGATTCGGCGGGTTTCCAGCAGGCTAACCAGCAGGCCTTTTTCGCCACCCAGCGGGCCCTGGAATATGCCGTCACCCGCGACATTTTACTCAATCTGACCGCCGGCCAATCCGTGGATCTCACCAGCAGCGCCCATAAGGCTAATATCAATGCCGGCAACAGCAAAACCTCCGGCGGCGGGGAAATTCTGGCCGGTGAGATTTTCGACGACGGTCCCGGAGAAATGCCCCTGCGCCTGCGCGCCCGTTACGGGTCGGATTTTGGCGCCAACTATTACTTCATTTCCGTGTCCGCGGAAGGCCCGCGTGGCAGCCGCGAGGACGTGGAAACCCAGGTGGTGCGCCTGTTCAAGCACGATGACGATTCTCTGTTCATAACCACGGGAGGTGGGTGATGGCGGATAAAATCCTGAAGTTACATTTTCTTTTGGCGCTATTTCTCCTGCTGCCATTCGCGAGTTTCGGCGCGCCCGACGAATATCTTGGCGATTCGGCCATTTACGTGCTCGATGGCGAAAGTTCGGGGGTGCGGCCCAATGTCATGTTTTTGATCAACAACAGCCGCAACATGGTCGACCAGAAGGCCGGCACCGATGCCTATGATCCGGAGGTGGATTATGCCGGACCATACCAACGCAACGGTGTGTATTTTCGCAACAACCCCAGTTCTCCCTGGCAGCTTCGCGTTGCGGCCAATGCCGACGGCTCCCTCAAGGTGTCCTGCGGCGGAGAGGATCCCAATGGCGCCCGTCAACTTCTTCTGAACAACGGTTTTCTCAAGGGAGGTCTTGACAGTAACGGCAACTGCAGCAACAAAAACAACGACCAGAAAGATTTCTATCTGGGCAATCTGGTCAACAAGCTTGAATCCGAACCGGTGATCAATCAATGGCAGGTCAGCACCAATTACGCGGCCGGGCAGATCATCCACCCGCCGGGCAATACGCAGTTGCT
Proteins encoded in this region:
- a CDS encoding pilus assembly PilX N-terminal domain-containing protein, which codes for MMFIRKEKNLHSPPRLGEKLTDQSGMALVLAVGMLLILTVLGAVVWTATNRQIDSAGFQQANQQAFFATQRALEYAVTRDILLNLTAGQSVDLTSSAHKANINAGNSKTSGGGEILAGEIFDDGPGEMPLRLRARYGSDFGANYYFISVSAEGPRGSREDVETQVVRLFKHDDDSLFITTGGG
- a CDS encoding PilW family protein, whose protein sequence is MIPKCLRDQRGFGLPEVLIASALMLVVMGAVMSLYLGTQRSARVETDFADVQDNLRLAFDQLTKDVRMAGFLVIGAPIVDRSATAFTIRTTSPARRYARITAPDIGTGSNKTFEVYSSAMVERFRVGDQVRIIRPPNQEQPGAEISGSSLIFEVSATNPGARTLSLSNFSDGADYAFSRGDMIVRVTAGSPLVSEIRYQFRPAPHNTLERVVNGGTPQILARNLSNLEFDYDFNDEDLVEAVRIAITGSAGVENDPQNKIAHRTRTVRTHITVRNI
- a CDS encoding type IV pilus modification PilV family protein produces the protein MLLANQKGFSLIEMLAAVTVLAVGLLALAGLQVTAMRTNTHAAAITEATALAQAAVERIQAMDGDRPWLRTTQVDSTPAELADIVAGTPYELFLNTTVDFNGVDNITRIELTVESLAALQKVHGASKQTVTLTLLKRYF